TCTTGATTCTTTGTCATTTTGAGACCTTTCACTACCGCGCAAACATTATACTAATCTATCGGCAGATTTGTCTCACACTCCCCTGGCACATAGCGAACTAAGACCTCAACTTTATGAAGAACTCCCAATTCTTCCTCCCTAGTTAGACCATAGCCTGCTTGAATAATACTTTGACAAGGTTGAGGGCTATCAAGCTCTACTGGTTTTGCGTAGGAAGGAATCTCATTCTGGAGTAAAATTATGGCAATATCGCTGCCGGCACCATATTCAAAGTTTGGGTACTCCGGATGCGCTACTGAACCTGCAATGTTGATTCGATCATCTTCTCCATTTTTACCAAACCCAATATAATCACTTTCACTGAGCGGTAGACAGTGCGCTGCCGTTAACACGTGTTTGTTACCAATGATAGTTCCAGTACATACTGCTGATGCTCCAGAGATCTTGACAGTTGACTTCGCCACTTCATCTTCTATACCTATAGAGACACCACCAAAAATTTCAAGTGCAACAGGACTCGCCTTTGGGCAAGGTGTAGTAGAATCATCCTTCGGCATATTATCCATTGTTACTGTACCGTCATCAGTACTGTTTTCCGGAAGATTCGATTCTTCTGGTGTGTCGTCTTCTGTGATCCTATGCCCATCTTCCTGGGAAGAGTGAGTTTCGCAGGCAGGTAAACATAGAAGATTTATGAACGTCATTCCTTTTATGATTGTCTTAGATTTCATCATTAGTATTTCCTTCTGATTGATAATTCAAACCCAGAAGATTGGTTTATTCATGCAATTACTGGTAAAAAATCTTGTTAATATTGTTGGGTCACCGCAAGAAGCCTTACGACCTAAAACGATTAATCAGTTTTTCGATCATTCTTTTCCTCGTATAGCTTGATTCACTGGGCTCGGCACTCTATTGACCACGTCACTTCTTTTATTGCAAGAATAGATAGCAAATTCATTCTGCTAGAAGGTCAACTTTTTGAGTTGATCATAGTGATCTTGTTATGTGATCACTACTTGGAAGAGATTGGGCGAAATCGCCCATTGTTGCAAACAGTGGTTCAAAAAAGCCATTGCTATTGGCAGATAACCTTATGGGCTCTTGCAGCCATTACTTAATCTTCCTGGAGAAGCATCGCATTGGTTATGTTCTTAGCTCCAAACTGCTGAACAGCTGTCGTCCTCATGGTTTGGATCTCATTCTCGTTGAGTGTCCAGCCGCTTGTACCACTGGCCATTAAATTGGTCGTATCTTGCCTATGGGGTAAGCCTAGCTGGTGACCTATTTCATGAGCAGTCGTTCTAGCCTGCTCTGCTTGATCCTGGGTGATTGCCAACTTCATCATTGGTTTGGCCCCTGGTATATACCTTGGAATATCAGACTGTGGAGGGCGTTTATCGTCAACTTTTTGAAGACCCACGTTGTCAATGACGTAGATCTCTCGGTCCGCCATTCCAAAGCTCACACCATTAATATTGGGACGGCCAGGTACTTCCGGTGCAAAGTAGATATCCATCATCTCAGTTGGAGCATCATCTGTAGTGTACTGAGGAATAATTTCGATTTTAGCTAGCGACAAAATCCTTTGAGTTTCAACAATCACTGGCTTAAGTGATGCTTCATCCTTCCATAGCTGGGAATCACCGAGATGAAAAACCACGTTGAGACTCAGACGCTCAGGATCTTCCGCAAACTGTGCTTCTTCCGGCTCAGCTTTCTCTTCTTCGTTTTCTACCAATAGGTCTTCTGGTACTAGCTCATCTTCTTCTTCTTGCACGGTAGCTTCCTCATCTACAGATGAATCTACGGGCAGCCTTTGAGCTCCTTCGTTCAACTCAATGCGAGTGGGGGGGCGACCACAGGCAAGAAGTATGAATGGCATAACTGTAATTAGAGTTCTCATGATGCTCCTCCATAATCTTCAAACTCACCACAAACAGCAAACATATTTCTGGATTCACTGATCTTGGTACATGAACTTCCTATACGATTTTTGTTCCAAGCTGCGGGATTCTACTGGGAATTGGAGTAAGAAGCTGGAATGATGGGCATTATCAAGTTCATTGAAGCTATTGGTGCTTAGTTCGCTAGCGCTTGCCTATTCAAATAGAAGGTTGGATTATTAGTTGCTTACCGAATAGCTGACGAAATTTTTACTCAATATCGACAGAAAAAATTCTGAGTCTTATGAATCTTAAGACGTTATAGCTAGTTAAACTAACTCTAGAGGCTATACGTGAAAAGGTTTATTTCCTAACGATTAGTGCTCTAAAGAGCTTATTGACTTGTTACCGGTTTCTACTTAAGGGGCCCTTCGCAAAAGTTAAGGTGCGAGATTGCTCAAGGGATCGATACTGCGATAGAGATTTTTCCCATAGTCCCTATGGCGCTGTCAGTAGATCTAAGGAGCAAGGTCATCAAGCATAAAGATTGAACTGGCGCTCGCTTACTCTCCTATGTAGCGTCACTAAGCCCACTATCCCTTCTCAATGCAAGCCTCAAAACCTTCTAGTCGCCAAGCATGTCCCATTTGCAGCACAGATGACATGTTAACGATCGTCTTTTTATTCTATTTCTGCTAAGGTCGACTGCCAGATGTTACCCACGTACGAATCGAGGAGAGAACGTGCAATACTTACTTACCATTGGACTCGCTGCTTTTATATGCACCAAAGGGTTTGCTGTCGCAGAAGATGAGAAAGCTAAGGCTTTATTCGAGAATCTATACGCTGAATACTTGGAACTACGACCCGAAGTGGCAACGCGACAAGGCAAGAAGATAGGCTTCGATCGATGGCGCGACTACTCGATTCAAGGGGAGAGCAAAGTTTTCGAACAGGCCAAGGAGCATCTTAAGCGGCTCAAAACAGAACTTTCTAGAGAGAAGCTAAACCAAAAAAATCAGTTGGTTTACGACTTGATTAAGTTTCAATACGAACAAGAGCTAGAAGCCTATCAGTGGCGCGTTCATCATTCGCCAATCAACCACATGCGGGGTGTACACAAGGAGTTTGTATCGCTTTTGACTAACTATCACACTGTCGATAGCCTATCAGACGCTCAAGCCTACTTAAAACGGTTGGGTGGCATTCCAAGCGCTTTGCAAGGAGTTTCCACGAGATTGGATCGAGCGGTTAAAAACAAGATCTACGGGTCTCATCAAACCTATACCCGAATACAAGATGCTCTTCAGAAAATTTTAAAATCTCTGCCGATAGCTGATAACAGCTCCGAGCAACTTTTCTTTTCAGATTTTAGGAATAAGGTAGAAACCTTAAAAATATCAGACAAAGACAAGCAGGCACTTTTAAAGCAAGCTAAACACACTTTGAATAAAAGGGTTCACCCCGCACTGCAAAAATTCCTGACTAAGGTAAAGAAGATCCAGGCTGCGAATCGCTCGGATGATGGGCTGTGGCGAAATCCCAAAGGCAAAGAGTACTATCAAAACAGACTCAACTACTTTACCAGCACACAAATGCGAGCGTCTGAGGTTCATCAACTAGGACTTAGGGAAGTATCGCGCATTCATGGTGAGATGAAGCTTATCAAAGACAAAGTAGGATATAAGGGTACTCTTCAAGAGTTTTTCACCCATATGAGAAGCAATAAAAAGTTTATTTTGCCCAATACCGATGAAGGCAGGAAACTCTATATTGATTCTTTGGAGCAGTATAAGCAGCTTATGAAAGATAACATTCATCTTGCGTTCAGTCGGATGCCAATTGCAAAACTAGAAATCAAGAGAGTTGAGCCGTATCGAGAAAAAAATAGCAGCGCCGCATTTTACCAGTCCGGAGTTCCCGATGGTTCGAAGCCTGGAGTTTATTATGCTAACCTAGCTGATATGAATGGCATGCCCACCTATTTAGCTGAGTCTCTCTTTTATCACGAAGCCGTTCCAGGGCACCACTTTGAGAGATCTATTTCTATTGAGCGACAGGGTGTGCCTCAATTTCAAAGGTATTTTAAAAACACGGCTTATACAGAGGGCTGGGCTTTATATGCGGAGGCTCTAGCCAAAGAGTTGGGTGGCTTCAAAGATCCATACTCAGACTTCGGAAGACTGAATTGGGAATTGCGAAGGGCTTTGCGGCTGGTCGTTGATACGGGACTTCATGACCAAGGCTGGAGCCGTCAAAAGGCGATTGACTACTTTAAAAATAACTCATCCTTTCCTATGAGCGACGTCGTTAATCAGATCGACCGGTACCTAGTCATTCCAGGGCAGGCAACGGCTTATAAAATAGGGATGATCAAGATTCAGGAGTTGAGGCAACTAGCCGAAGAGAAACTTGGAAAGAAATTTGTACTTGCTGAATTTCATGACTTCTTACTTGGTCAAGGTCCACTTCCTTTGACCATCGTTGAGAGTCAAGTTATGTCATGGATTGAGATGAAAGGGCGATGATATCGTTCTTTTCAGACAGCCTTAGTATATAGCACATTCGGTTGCTATATACAGGGCTTGACTAATTACGCGCAGCATTACTCTTGGAATTCTAGAAAGGCCTCATCTGTTTGAGCGTTGAGAAAAGCTAGCAACGCTTCGCGCTCCTGTTGGGTAAGCGTAAAACCTTTCACAGCGGAGTCCTTATTGGGGTTCAGCCGACCATCTCCCTGCCAATGACCATTCGTAAGCTGCCGTCCTCCTCGCTCATACATGGAGATGACATCCTCTAAGGTGCCTATGCTACCATCATGCATATAGGGTGCTGTGACAGCGACGTTTCTTAGACTGGGAACACGAAACTTGCCATCGTCTGCTGATTGCAATGTAAACTCC
The nucleotide sequence above comes from Pseudobacteriovorax antillogorgiicola. Encoded proteins:
- a CDS encoding trypsin-like serine protease — translated: MMKSKTIIKGMTFINLLCLPACETHSSQEDGHRITEDDTPEESNLPENSTDDGTVTMDNMPKDDSTTPCPKASPVALEIFGGVSIGIEDEVAKSTVKISGASAVCTGTIIGNKHVLTAAHCLPLSESDYIGFGKNGEDDRINIAGSVAHPEYPNFEYGAGSDIAIILLQNEIPSYAKPVELDSPQPCQSIIQAGYGLTREEELGVLHKVEVLVRYVPGECETNLPID
- a CDS encoding matrixin family metalloprotease codes for the protein MRTLITVMPFILLACGRPPTRIELNEGAQRLPVDSSVDEEATVQEEEDELVPEDLLVENEEEKAEPEEAQFAEDPERLSLNVVFHLGDSQLWKDEASLKPVIVETQRILSLAKIEIIPQYTTDDAPTEMMDIYFAPEVPGRPNINGVSFGMADREIYVIDNVGLQKVDDKRPPQSDIPRYIPGAKPMMKLAITQDQAEQARTTAHEIGHQLGLPHRQDTTNLMASGTSGWTLNENEIQTMRTTAVQQFGAKNITNAMLLQED
- a CDS encoding DUF885 domain-containing protein; protein product: MQYLLTIGLAAFICTKGFAVAEDEKAKALFENLYAEYLELRPEVATRQGKKIGFDRWRDYSIQGESKVFEQAKEHLKRLKTELSREKLNQKNQLVYDLIKFQYEQELEAYQWRVHHSPINHMRGVHKEFVSLLTNYHTVDSLSDAQAYLKRLGGIPSALQGVSTRLDRAVKNKIYGSHQTYTRIQDALQKILKSLPIADNSSEQLFFSDFRNKVETLKISDKDKQALLKQAKHTLNKRVHPALQKFLTKVKKIQAANRSDDGLWRNPKGKEYYQNRLNYFTSTQMRASEVHQLGLREVSRIHGEMKLIKDKVGYKGTLQEFFTHMRSNKKFILPNTDEGRKLYIDSLEQYKQLMKDNIHLAFSRMPIAKLEIKRVEPYREKNSSAAFYQSGVPDGSKPGVYYANLADMNGMPTYLAESLFYHEAVPGHHFERSISIERQGVPQFQRYFKNTAYTEGWALYAEALAKELGGFKDPYSDFGRLNWELRRALRLVVDTGLHDQGWSRQKAIDYFKNNSSFPMSDVVNQIDRYLVIPGQATAYKIGMIKIQELRQLAEEKLGKKFVLAEFHDFLLGQGPLPLTIVESQVMSWIEMKGR